In Citrus sinensis cultivar Valencia sweet orange chromosome 3, DVS_A1.0, whole genome shotgun sequence, the sequence CCTCTTCCCTCAATACACCTTACGCCGTTAACCGACAAGGTGAAGCTCTTCTTTCACGGAAGAGAAACTGGAAAGGATCAGATGATGGGTTAAGTAATTGGAGTCCTAGTGATGAGACTCCATGTAAGTGGTTCGGTGTGTCCTGCGACTTAAACAATCAAGTAGTGGGTTTGGACTTGAGGTATGTTGATTTGCTAGGACATGTCCCCACTAATTTCACCTCATTATTGTTCTTAAACAAGCTGGTTCGATCAGGAACCAACCCCGCCGGCTAGATCCCAAAAGAGATTGCCTCTCTCAACCAATTGAACTACCTCGACTTGAGTGAAAATTCCTTAACTGGTGAAATCCCAAGAGAGCTTTGCAGCTTGCTCAGCCTTGAACAACTCCGTCTCAACTCCAATCAGCTCGAGGGCGCCATCCCAATCCAAATTGGGAACCTCTCCAGCTTGACACAGCTAATTTTTACGACAATCAACTCAGCGATGCAATTCCTGCAACGATAGGAAAgagaatttgttaaaaattaataatttcaaaggTAATTGGTATAACCCAAAAATAACGGTGGGAGAGAGAAATTGAGTGTCattcttcctttttatttttactaaatattttagttttaataattgaaattgagTTTACACACAAACACGTAAGAAATCgagtttaatattaattaaaaaaatttagtttgatattttgaaaaaagaaaacaataaaaataaaaaaaacttattattgTATCAACTGTCAGACTTACCATGAATGCACGACAGAATAGTTTTGTAGTTGtcacataaaaaaatctaagatAATTAATGAGAAATACTATATTGGGTCAAAGTCTACAGAACTTTCCAGCTATAATCTATCATTAATCAATTTTGCAATTAATATCCCCACTATAACCTGTTCGCCACCTTATGCTCATTGCTCTTCACACATAATAATAGGAAGCTTTTGATTAACttctgtgaaaaaaaaataaaaaaaagctGTTAATCATGTCAACTGCTGAAGCAGCTGAAGCTTCAACGGCAGCAGCAAGAGATAAGTACAGATCCTTCTTGCACGACGAAGCCGAGAAAATCCAATGGAGACATGGCAGGCCTCCCACTTATGATACTGTCAATCAACTCTTTGAAGAAGGCAGGACTAAGGTGCTTGAATGCAAGCAAATCAGATCATGAGCTAGCATCTCctcttgtattttatttttcaatctctcttttttaaaaaaaaaaaaattctcggtattaatattatttagttttttcaaTTGTGCAGGAGTGGCCAAAAGGATCCTTAGAAGGAACAGTACAAAATGCTATTAAATCATGGGAGATGGAGCTCACACACAAGACTCGCTTACAAGACTTCAAGAGCATCAACCCTGACAAATTTAAGCTCATCGTCAATggtacatatacatatacacaaTAGTTACAAATCCAATCTCTCCGGAATCTTGATGTGAgcgaaattaaaatttttgtatcaGATGAGTCAGGAATTTAATTGGTTTAACTAGAGTTCGAGTGAAGAAATTGCAAACTTATTATGTaggtgaaattataaaattttcccaaaaaaaaaaggataaatctTAATTTGAGTCTCATTTTTAGGGTCAGGGTCTCCTAGGCCACAACATAGGTCCGCTCCTGTCTGTTATGCTAACCATGGAAACACGCTGTCTTGCAACAGGAAGAGAAGGATTATCAGCGGAGGAGACGCTTAAAGCTGGAAGTTACAATGCTTTGTTGAAAAATTCATTGCcagaagaatttaaattttacaaggCTGAAGAAGAGAGCTTTGAGTCATCGCACGAAGCATTCAGATCAGCTTTTCCCAGAGGGTTTGCATGGGAAGTGTTGAGTGTATATTCGGGACCGCCGTTGATTGCTTTCAAGTTCAGGCATTGGGGTTTCTTTGAAGGACCTTTTAAAGGGCATGCTCCTACTGGAGAGAAAGTTGAATTTTGTGGATTGGGAACCCTCAAggtatgttaaaaaataaaatataactaattaCCTAATCATAGTgaaatttgaagattttaCATAAATATAGTTTGGCTTCTATCGGATGAACCTATaggaaaatgattaaaatctACCTGTTGTctgttaaaattaatcattttctcttttcatgttctaaaatttatcataatcTCTCTCTTGTTAGAGCAGTAAAAGatacaaaaagcaaaaaattgaaagtcaACAAAATCTTTCTAATAGCAAGGGGTTTTAATGAGTTTTGAAACATGAGGGAGCCAGAAATGATTAGTATATTGAAACAACAAAGAGGTTTGATTGTGTTCTCatgatataaatattaagcctttaaaaatttagtcgAGTTACTTTTAGtagttttatttatcttgccatcaagaaatttgaattatgaaAAGATAGGAACTAAACACGAAATGGGGATTTGctcacaataaaaaaaaaaaaaagtaaacaagaaaatcgatttcttttgaaagattgaaaatgaagtaaaaggaatttttttaacaaacacttttaaagaggaagagaaattCGAAATCACTCGTCCTGATGACATGGATTGGCCAACCTTTTTCTctatacaataaatataagatttgATGACTTGAGCTCTTGAAGCTCGGGCTAGGTGAGCTGCATATCATCTGCAAGAGCTTCTTTAATACTATCTTTTCTATGTGATCCATTCAGATTGATTGGCCCAACTTCAACTTTTGCCCATAACATGTGACATTGAAAGTCGAaccaactaaataaatatatctatttttcattCGACTTACTTTTAATGTCAAATTGttatattatgttttaaattgcAAATCTGAGTTTCATCAAGAGcttaatataatgaaattcgAGTGTCAAaagcaatttttattttttagatcaATTGAAACTCCGTGCTGatgaatgaaaaaattgatatatagGTTGATGAATCACTTAGAGCAGAGGATGTTGAGATTTATTATGATCCAGCTGAGCTTTTTGGAGGCCTGTTGAAGGGTTCATCAATTGAAGATTCAACAGCAGCTCAAGGCTGTCCCTTCCCCAAGAAAACATAAATGTATATGCTCTATGTATCGGTTTTTTAATCCCATTAAAACACAGTCCTTGTCTGTTTTCATTGCTCTGTTTCTGTTTTTGTTGATTGTTTTTCTTCATCTGTAGGCTTCCACTCTATTGCTAGAGTCAGCCTCATTATTATATATTGCCAGAGTCAGACTCATTATTATATATTGCCGTGAgtgttttggaattttgaatCAGTATTTCTTGTAGCAGACTTATGCCATTGCCAACTTTTAAGCACTGGCCCTCTCCTCAAGCGAAGCAAAGGAAGTTGCATTAGTGATGTTGACAGAATCAAGaacatataaaaaagaatattttgatCAATATTATTTCTCAGTAAAATAACGATCAATACACACCTTGATGCTTGATGCTTAAGGGCTTAGATGAGTGGTTTTCAAACAATCTTATTTAGTTGGCAGTTGGCCATCTGAACTCCAAGATAAGGAAAGTAAGGAAGAAATATAGATTTTGTCTACCCTCTATTTTTACTTGTATTTTCAATGaatcatttttccaaaatGCCTTTTAATCTGTCtaattataagtaatattCTAAGTTTTTCATTATagttttttctgttttgtgGATTCTATATTTTCAATCCATGAAAATGGAAGAGCGTTTTGCTCCGGGTTGCAGcattttatacatataaaacTGTAggttattataataaaatactgCTTGGAGATCTAGTTGcctaacattaatttttcttcccaacatttgaaataatattgtGAACGGATTAATCATGGCAATGGAGCTTTAGTGCAACTTTTTATGAGTAAATGAGTTAGCAtgcttttgtttcatttcaagCGGGTAAATGGCAATCCCAACACAAAAGGAACAACGATAATGATTTTTAGATAGAAAAAATTGGCAGAATGCTGACAGAAATACtttgttaattgaaaaatactCAATAAACACAAATACAGTGACCCCAGTCGGTTATTCAGGTTACGTCTGTCATCGCTCTATGTTGGTATTCAGTTTCTTTATCGTTTTTCATTTACAAGACAAGACGTCCAAAACTTAACTAGCAGAAAATCTCTAGCACAAGATTGTAGCTACTACCCTTAAGTCTGCGTGAGCATAAAAAACCCGACGATTTGATTTGACCATACAAGTTAACATCATTCAGAGTCATGAAGATGAACAATACAATTATCAGATACAGCAAGAATAATTAATACTGAACCATGCAAGACCTTTAGAAAACGAAGCAAAAGCAAACGAATAtaactcataattaaaatacggTACAGAGAAACACACCTTGTCACACAAAACAAAGCCAGCAATATATATAACTCAACAGGGAATGTCAAACTAACTAGATACGGCCAGCAGTGAAAATCATCAACAACCCAGTGGATAGATATATTTGATTTGTCCATGGCATTAGCTAGGGATCAGCTGCTTTTATCTCACTGCGAAAGCTTCGGTAATGTTGCAAAACGGGACCCAAAACTTCTGAAATCCAGATGCTGCGTCTGAATCGAATCTTGTAGAAGGCCAGTTGTATATCTAAAAGACGCGGAggtaagaaaataattgtaaaaaaggCCAATAGCAATACCGGGTTTGTACCTGTCACTAACAAGAAAAAACAGACGGCTAGAGGATACACCAGAGTGGTCGCGAAGCCATTCGGGAGGTGATGATTAATCACTTGCATGGCTATAGAAAAGGctataatatttgataatgaGAAAAGTCCAGAAATCACAAAGATGAATGGTTTATAAAAGTCTCCTGATGAAGACAGTGGATAGCGCTGGCTATCTTGGATGACGGTTCGATTGTTATTAATGCTGGTTGCGGTGACGTTTGTGGCAGAGTCGGTGTCGCTGCTGCTGTTTCCCCACAAATCCTGAGGAGGGGTAAGCGCTGCTTGGAATGTGGCTGTCGCGATTAGTACGGCAACCACAAGCAGTGCATTTCAACTTTCATCCGTAATGGACAGTGATGAGcgataaaagaacaaaagcatCTTTCGACGCCATGTCAAACCTCGTTTTAAGTAATCTGCAATCTCCACAGTAGCAAGGGAGGACCCTTCTCGACCGCCAGCATTGCGCACCATGCTCTTCAGTTCTTGAAATTCAGGTTTCGTttgcaaatgaaattttaccATGTCCATGGCTGTCTTATCTTTTGAGTTTCGGGCATTTATTTGATCACGTGCTCTGTTGACTATTAGCCTCACCATCTGCGTTATGGAAGCAAAAgaatcaaaaattaaattcaggGAATAATTGGACAATTagctcaaaattaaattaaaattttcgtGCCTGGATATGACTTCGGGAGATTGAGATGTGCAACAATGTGTTGCCTTCATCATCCTTCCAGTTAAGGATATCATCTTTGTTGACAAATCGAAGCCATCCTAGCATGACTTCAAGGACTTCCAACTTGCCATTTTTTGCAGCAACATGCAGAGCAGTTTCTTTTCGAATTGTCACCTGCAGGATAGACTCTGGGCAAGCTGCTAGAAATTTACATAGAAGATCGACATTTCCTTTCTCAGCAACATAGTGTAGAGGCGTCACACCCTCCCTTCCTTGGACACGAACCAGATTTCTATCAACATCTATGAGCCGAAGCACCATTTGAGTATGTGTTTTCTGCAAAGCAAGATGCAAAGGGCAAAATCCATATTGGTTTTGTTTTCTGGCAAATGATGGCTTTAATCTCATAATCTCCAAGGCAAAGTTGATATGCCCCATTGATGCTGCTGTATGTAAAGGAGTATCCACAAATGGTACTTGGTCTATATGATCTAACAGATATACGTCCTCCCATATTAATTCATACAAGCCATCAACATTTCCTGCTTGAGCAGCCTCATTCAACCTCTGATCCGTTCTGAAGGacattaattgattgatttaagCAATATTTTTAGCAAGTAATTACGATGTGCATAACATGAAAATGCAAATCaatgaaatatattatttaaaattattatctataTATTGACCATACTTTAGCAAAAGAGCTGTTTTACCTCAATAAATTTGTGGAGTTGGCCCTAATAGGAAGTGAAGTTGCTTCTAATGCTCCAGCGCTGCGTAGCATATCCTCAATCTCCTGGTTTCTTGATTGCGTTTGATCAAGTAATGTAATATCTAAAGGTGTCAAGCCATCAGAGTTCAAAGAATTTATTTCAACTTTGCAGTTCAACAAACACCTTACAATCTGCTGGGACATGTGAATACAAATTCGTCAGGTAGTTTTGAAGTTAAAAGAGCAGGTGTTTGATCTTTTGAATAagttgtttgatgaaatgctTCAGTTATCGAGTAATGATTGAAGTTAAAAGAGAAGCATTTGATTTGAATTCTACAAGTTATCAAGTAATGATTGAATCTTCGTGTCAAAATCAAGGGCTATGATTTCATCTAGTGTATAACTTGTAGAGCAAGAACACTCTAGgttgattataataattaaggtTGTAATGTCATGTGTAATACAGTAATAAGACAAATATCATGTGATATCTTCtacaatattttgtaatgtaatgtAATTGATTGTGAGCCTTTGAAATTAGGTCTAGATGATGAAGGAATGTAACAACGTAGTACAAAATTAGAATAACGTAATGACGAATGTTTAATATGGAAAAATAAGTTCTTTATTTGCTTGTGAGTTTGTGCCCAAGCTATTATAAATAGTAGGAAAAAGGACATCAACACGCACGAATTCGGTAAATTGATCATATAgagtttgattattttcaGAAATGATTCGATATTACCCCTTTTGGGGACATgtaaatcattttcacattcAGAAATAGTCACATAGACCCACAAAGTTTGTCAAAAAATTGGATTTGTGTATCCTGAAAGGTGTCTATATAATTAGTTCTAAAACTAATTAGGTTTCATAACTATTTCACCAAACCACAGGGgtgttttttcctttttttcctaTTGTCACACTCTTAATGTAGCATCACgcgaaagaaagagagaatggGGGAACTCAGGGAGCTAATTAATCACAGCTTAGATCGTGTTGTATTATATGCTTACAAAGAGGTCTTTATATACAAGTTTAAGTAATATTGCTACTATAAGGTATCCTAATCTAATGGGGAGAAACCATGCTTAAACGggaaaacataataatatgtGCATGATTATCTTTAGAAAAACTTACTCTTGATCTAATTAATTAGGAATCATCTACTCCCTAAATACTTAGAAAACTGTCCTAAGTAAGTTAGGTGTGAGTGAGAGCTCTACAGCTCACAACAATAGGGGGCACGACACTATGTAATATACAAACTCCGaaactttaaaacaaaaaacaggTGGGAATATCAACAATGTAATCACTCAACCGAATTTTTTAGCATATTAATTCAAGCTTGCCTGGACTTGATTTTTTGATGTTGCAATGTGTAGTAGAGTGCTGCCATCCCTATTTTGCGAGTTGAGGATTCTTTTGTTGTAGCATTGATCAGCTTCTTTAAGGCCAATGACCGACGGAGGGCATCTTGTTAGGACTTGAAAAGCTTCAACCTTATCGTTTTTCAAAGCAATATGAAGAGCAGTATCGCCTTTATTTGTCACATCTTCAAGAGATTTCGGACAAACAGACAAAAACTTCTCCAAGAGATACAGGTCTCCATCTTCAGACGCATGATGCAGAGGAGTGATGCCTTCTCTTCCTTTAACACGAACGAGTTCCGGATCAGTATCTATCAGCTGAAGCACTGTTTGAGTTTGACCATTTTGCAAAGCCAAGTGCATGGGAGAGAAGCCATCTTGGTTGGGTTTCTTGGCAAATGAAGGCTTTAGCCGAATAATCTCCGTTGCCAATTCAACATTTCCACTCCTTGCAGCATCATGTAAGGGAGTTTCAATAAAAGGTATCGTATCGAATTTGTCC encodes:
- the LOC102627266 gene encoding ankyrin repeat-containing protein BDA1-like isoform X2, whose amino-acid sequence is MEAAAQLRDTNALYSLVRQDPYILDKFDTIPFIETPLHDAARSGNVELATEIIRLKPSFAKKPNQDGFSPMHLALQNGQTQTVLQLIDTDPELVRVKGREGITPLHHASEDGDLYLLEKFLSVCPKSLEDVTNKGDTALHIALKNDKVEAFQVLTRCPPSVIGLKEADQCYNKRILNSQNRDGSTLLHIATSKNQVQIVRCLLNCKVEINSLNSDGLTPLDITLLDQTQSRNQEIEDMLRSAGALEATSLPIRANSTNLLRTDQRLNEAAQAGNVDGLYELIWEDVYLLDHIDQVPFVDTPLHTAASMGHINFALEIMRLKPSFARKQNQYGFCPLHLALQKTHTQMVLRLIDVDRNLVRVQGREGVTPLHYVAEKGNVDLLCKFLAACPESILQVTIRKETALHVAAKNGKLEVLEVMLGWLRFVNKDDILNWKDDEGNTLLHISISRSHIQMVRLIVNRARDQINARNSKDKTAMDMVKFHLQTKPEFQELKSMVRNAGGREGSSLATVEIADYLKRGLTWRRKMLLFFYRSSLSITDES
- the LOC112498313 gene encoding pathogen-related protein-like, giving the protein MSTAEAAEASTAAARDKYRSFLHDEAEKIQWRHGRPPTYDTVNQLFEEGRTKEWPKGSLEGTVQNAIKSWEMELTHKTRLQDFKSINPDKFKLIVNGREGLSAEETLKAGSYNALLKNSLPEEFKFYKAEEESFESSHEAFRSAFPRGFAWEVLSVYSGPPLIAFKFRHWGFFEGPFKGHAPTGEKVEFCGLGTLKVDESLRAEDVEIYYDPAELFGGLLKGSSIEDSTAAQGCPFPKKT
- the LOC102627266 gene encoding uncharacterized protein LOC102627266 isoform X1, whose translation is MEAAAQLRDTNALYSLVRQDPYILDKFDTIPFIETPLHDAARSGNVELATEIIRLKPSFAKKPNQDGFSPMHLALQNGQTQTVLQLIDTDPELVRVKGREGITPLHHASEDGDLYLLEKFLSVCPKSLEDVTNKGDTALHIALKNDKVEAFQVLTRCPPSVIGLKEADQCYNKRILNSQNRDGSTLLHIATSKNQVQIVRCLLNCKVEINSLNSDGLTPLDITLLDQTQSRNQEIEDMLRSAGALEATSLPIRANSTNLLRTDQRLNEAAQAGNVDGLYELIWEDVYLLDHIDQVPFVDTPLHTAASMGHINFALEIMRLKPSFARKQNQYGFCPLHLALQKTHTQMVLRLIDVDRNLVRVQGREGVTPLHYVAEKGNVDLLCKFLAACPESILQVTIRKETALHVAAKNDKLEVLEVMLGWLRFVNKDDILNWKDDEGNTLLHISISRSHIQIVRLIVNRARDQINARNSKDKTAMDMVKFHLQTKPEFQELKSMVRNAGGREGSSLATVEIADYLKRGLTWRRKMLLFFYRSSLSITDESRNALLVVAVLIATATFQAALTPSQDLWGNSSSDIDSATNVTATSINNNQTHQHYPVSSFDFSYRIINVISALFSISNIIAFSIAMQVINHHLPNGFAITLVYPLAVCFFLLVTGTSPVMLLASSTCLFLLQRLLYIQLDSSKIRFRRSIWISEVLGPVLQHYRSFRNEIKAADP